One genomic segment of Chitinophaga sancti includes these proteins:
- a CDS encoding GNAT family N-acetyltransferase — protein MPTIRTIEQRDNSALAKIIRDIFIEFDAPLIGTVYDDPNTDRLYEVFQHPGCIYYLAEENGEVLGGCGLYPTDGLPDKCAELVKFYLSPAARGKGLGKILMEQAIAAAPGLGYKQIYLETFDQLATAVGMYEKAGFRTLEKPMGNSGHYNTTLWMIMDVK, from the coding sequence ATGCCCACTATCAGAACAATAGAACAACGAGACAATAGCGCGCTCGCTAAAATAATCAGGGACATCTTCATTGAATTCGACGCACCTTTGATCGGAACAGTTTATGACGATCCGAATACAGACAGATTGTATGAAGTTTTCCAACACCCCGGATGTATTTATTATTTAGCAGAAGAAAATGGAGAAGTATTAGGAGGTTGTGGATTGTATCCTACAGATGGATTGCCGGATAAATGTGCGGAACTCGTGAAGTTTTATCTTTCCCCTGCTGCACGCGGAAAAGGATTAGGGAAAATATTAATGGAACAGGCTATTGCCGCGGCACCAGGATTGGGATATAAGCAGATCTATCTGGAAACCTTTGATCAGCTGGCGACTGCAGTGGGGATGTATGAGAAAGCAGGATTTAGAACACTGGAAAAACCGATGGGAAATTCAGGACATTATAATACCACCCTGTGGATGATAATGGACGTGAAATAA